The following proteins are co-located in the Fusobacteria bacterium ZRK30 genome:
- a CDS encoding spherulation-specific family 4 protein has translation MRNLFIVAFIFGMGIVSWMKPKKYSYIIPAYIPLGERFDLDFDGIAEFSNKNNVIIIVNPNNGPISREENRYYFEKLEEKIKQIQDNGGKVIGYVSTGYGNRDGKEVEKDIDLWEKEWNIDGIFLDEGMGSCGDNCERLIKKYQDYYEYIGSKIIVTNPGYTDENYEKFLKDGVIMIIFENTYKKFISPDNYLSNMNLKKGEKGVLLHTAPKDIDEKEIKKLYKKYDLDYIYLTSENWDTISLKLLEEL, from the coding sequence ATGAGGAATTTATTTATAGTTGCTTTTATATTTGGTATGGGAATTGTGTCTTGGATGAAACCTAAAAAATATAGTTATATAATTCCTGCATATATACCATTAGGAGAAAGGTTCGATCTTGATTTTGACGGGATAGCTGAATTTTCAAATAAAAACAATGTGATAATAATAGTCAATCCAAATAACGGGCCTATAAGCAGGGAGGAGAATAGATATTATTTTGAAAAATTAGAGGAGAAAATAAAACAGATACAAGATAATGGTGGAAAAGTTATCGGGTATGTGTCTACCGGTTATGGAAACAGGGATGGAAAGGAAGTAGAGAAGGATATAGATCTTTGGGAAAAGGAGTGGAATATAGACGGGATATTTTTAGACGAAGGGATGGGGAGCTGTGGTGACAATTGTGAAAGGCTGATAAAAAAATATCAGGATTACTACGAGTATATAGGAAGTAAAATTATCGTTACAAATCCAGGATATACAGATGAGAATTATGAAAAGTTTTTAAAAGACGGGGTGATTATGATAATCTTTGAGAATACCTATAAAAAATTTATATCTCCTGATAACTATCTAAGTAATATGAATCTAAAAAAGGGGGAAAAAGGAGTTTTACTCCATACCGCTCCTAAAGATATAGATGAGAAAGAAATAAAAAAATTATATAAAAAATATGATTTGGATTATATATACTTAACTTCTGAAAATTGGGACACCATATCATTGAAACTTTTGGAGGAGTTATAG
- a CDS encoding TldD/PmbA family protein, producing the protein MNYTNLFNIAKEKNIEELELYFSRSSSTSIELFNSEVEEYKVSDVSGISLKGKHNGKVGSVYTEEISEEKAVEMLDRLILNATIVETSEEFTLFEGSENYPEVKTFDEDIKNIETADKIELLKKIDKKVRSYENIDTLQGLVFIDKEREIKIINSKDLNLDKRDNSILIYCYATAKKGDDIKTSGEFVLTNDINSIDVDKFAEKVALNTTNKLGGKKADSGKYRTLLSNEVAADLLEGMSSSFSAENVQKGLSMLERKVENLVFSKKITITDKPLVDFGPNSTGFDDEGVASSDKIVVENGVLKTFLHNRKTAEKDGVKSTGNGFKGDFKGLVAVKPTNFSVEKGELSLEALTSKVGDGIYIDDLSGIHAGLNPVTGDFSLQAGGVLIKDGKLDRPINLITVAGNFFEMLKDVNDLGDDFKYNYSGVGSPSLFINELSISGK; encoded by the coding sequence ATGAATTATACTAATTTATTTAATATAGCTAAGGAAAAAAATATAGAGGAGCTGGAACTTTATTTTTCCAGGAGTAGTTCTACTTCAATTGAATTATTTAACTCAGAGGTGGAGGAATACAAAGTCTCCGATGTTTCGGGGATCTCATTAAAGGGTAAACACAATGGGAAAGTGGGTTCTGTGTATACTGAAGAGATCTCTGAAGAAAAGGCAGTTGAAATGCTGGATCGGTTGATATTAAACGCTACAATTGTGGAAACAAGTGAGGAGTTTACTCTCTTTGAAGGGAGTGAAAACTACCCGGAAGTAAAAACATTTGATGAGGATATAAAAAATATAGAAACAGCTGATAAGATTGAACTACTCAAAAAAATAGATAAAAAGGTAAGGAGTTATGAAAATATAGATACCCTTCAAGGTTTGGTATTTATAGATAAAGAAAGAGAAATAAAGATAATCAACTCCAAGGATTTAAACTTAGATAAAAGGGATAATTCTATTTTAATTTACTGTTATGCTACGGCTAAAAAGGGTGATGATATCAAAACAAGTGGAGAATTTGTCTTGACAAATGATATTAATAGTATTGATGTAGATAAATTTGCTGAAAAAGTAGCTTTAAATACAACAAATAAGCTGGGAGGAAAAAAAGCTGATTCCGGTAAGTATAGAACTCTCCTTTCAAATGAAGTCGCAGCTGATCTATTGGAAGGAATGAGTTCTAGTTTTTCAGCTGAAAATGTCCAAAAAGGATTGTCGATGTTAGAAAGGAAGGTAGAGAATCTTGTATTTTCTAAAAAAATTACCATAACAGATAAACCACTGGTGGATTTTGGTCCTAATTCAACAGGGTTTGATGATGAGGGTGTAGCTTCATCTGATAAGATTGTTGTTGAAAATGGAGTGTTAAAGACATTCTTGCACAATAGAAAAACAGCTGAAAAAGATGGGGTAAAAAGTACCGGGAATGGGTTTAAAGGAGACTTTAAAGGGCTGGTAGCGGTTAAACCAACTAATTTTTCAGTTGAAAAGGGAGAACTATCCTTAGAAGCGTTGACTTCCAAGGTAGGAGACGGGATCTATATAGATGATCTATCGGGAATCCATGCAGGATTAAATCCGGTTACCGGGGACTTTTCCTTACAGGCAGGGGGAGTTTTAATTAAAGACGGGAAGCTAGATCGCCCTATAAATCTAATAACAGTTGCAGGGAACTTTTTTGAGATGCTAAAAGATGTAAATGATCTTGGAGATGATTTTAAGTATAATTATTCTGGAGTGGGTTCACCGTCACTATTTATAAATGAATTGAGTATATCGGGGAAATAA
- a CDS encoding nitroreductase, giving the protein MNEILKIIKERRTTRSYKKEMITEEELNKIIEAGMWAPSGHNRQPWHFTVIENKEIMKKINFDTKEVCKNIDDPLYFGWANNDKYDAFYGAPILILLSYSENGFSPIDDLGAVSQNMGLAAESIGIGSCWIGFINKLFESSGEKHEEYTKLLNIPSGYILHHGIVFGYPAKEKLKSQPRKGSYNRIK; this is encoded by the coding sequence ATGAATGAAATTTTAAAAATAATTAAAGAAAGAAGAACCACCAGATCTTATAAAAAAGAGATGATTACAGAGGAGGAGTTAAATAAAATAATAGAAGCGGGGATGTGGGCACCCAGTGGACACAACAGACAACCTTGGCATTTTACGGTAATAGAAAATAAAGAGATTATGAAAAAAATAAATTTTGATACAAAGGAAGTATGTAAAAATATCGATGACCCTCTTTATTTTGGATGGGCCAATAACGATAAGTATGATGCATTCTATGGTGCCCCGATTTTAATCTTACTTTCCTATAGTGAGAATGGATTTTCACCAATTGATGATCTGGGGGCTGTAAGTCAAAATATGGGATTAGCAGCAGAAAGTATTGGTATAGGCAGCTGCTGGATTGGGTTTATCAATAAACTATTTGAGAGTAGTGGTGAAAAACATGAAGAATATACAAAGTTACTAAATATACCAAGTGGTTATATATTGCATCATGGAATAGTATTTGGATACCCTGCCAAAGAAAAATTAAAATCACAACCAAGAAAAGGGAGTTATAATAGGATAAAATAA